The Cellulomonas wangleii genome includes a region encoding these proteins:
- a CDS encoding alpha-amylase family protein: MTWVEHAVLWQVYPLGMTGAPIRDRVADDAGHRLRRLEPWLDYAVELGASGLSLGPVFESQTHGYDSTDQLAIDRRLGDDQDFDALVAACRERGLRIVLDGVFNHVGAGHPYFQQALREGPGSRYASWFRIDWDAPGGPRAANFEGHSSLVALDHTQPEVAEYVAGVMRHWLARGADGWRLDAAYAVPPEFWARVLPAVRADHPDAWFVGEVIHGDYAAIVAESGMDSVTQYELWKALWSSLLDRNLFELDWCLTRHDGFLEHFSPQTSVGNHDVTRIASRVGPERAVLAVVVLMTTGGVPSVYYGDEQAFTGVKEERLGGDDAVRPALPDDPSGLDPEGWWMYRVHQQLIGLRRRHPWLVHARTEKVELTNTRYVYTARSADGEQSLTVELDLDATRAVVRDPAGTVLFQHG; the protein is encoded by the coding sequence GTGACCTGGGTCGAGCATGCCGTCCTGTGGCAGGTGTACCCGCTGGGCATGACCGGCGCCCCGATCCGGGACCGCGTCGCCGACGACGCCGGCCACCGCCTGCGGCGTCTGGAGCCCTGGCTGGACTACGCCGTCGAGCTCGGGGCGTCCGGCCTGTCGCTGGGGCCGGTCTTCGAGTCACAGACCCACGGGTACGACAGCACCGACCAGCTCGCGATCGACCGTCGGCTCGGCGACGACCAGGACTTCGACGCGCTGGTGGCCGCGTGCCGCGAACGCGGCCTGCGGATCGTGCTCGACGGTGTGTTCAACCACGTCGGCGCAGGTCACCCGTACTTCCAGCAGGCGCTGCGGGAGGGGCCCGGCAGTCGCTACGCGTCCTGGTTCCGCATCGACTGGGACGCACCCGGGGGACCCCGGGCCGCGAACTTCGAGGGGCACAGCTCCCTGGTCGCCCTGGACCACACCCAGCCCGAGGTCGCCGAGTACGTCGCGGGTGTCATGCGGCACTGGCTCGCCCGGGGCGCCGACGGCTGGCGGCTCGACGCCGCCTACGCGGTGCCGCCGGAGTTCTGGGCGCGGGTGCTGCCCGCCGTCCGCGCCGACCACCCCGACGCGTGGTTCGTCGGCGAGGTGATCCACGGCGACTACGCGGCGATCGTCGCGGAGTCCGGCATGGACTCGGTCACCCAGTACGAGCTGTGGAAGGCGCTGTGGAGCTCGCTGCTCGACCGTAACCTCTTCGAGCTCGACTGGTGCCTGACCCGGCACGACGGGTTCCTCGAGCACTTCAGCCCGCAGACCAGCGTCGGCAACCACGACGTCACCCGCATCGCCAGCAGGGTCGGCCCCGAGCGGGCCGTCCTCGCCGTCGTCGTCCTCATGACCACCGGCGGTGTGCCGTCGGTGTACTACGGCGACGAGCAGGCGTTCACCGGCGTCAAGGAGGAACGGCTCGGCGGCGACGACGCGGTCCGCCCCGCGCTGCCCGACGACCCGAGCGGCCTGGACCCCGAGGGCTGGTGGATGTACCGCGTGCACCAGCAGCTCATCGGCCTGCGGCGCCGGCACCCGTGGCTCGTGCACGCCCGCACCGAGAAGGTCGAGCTCACCAACACCCGCTACGTGTACACGGCGCGGTCGGCGGACGGCGAGCAGTCCCTCACCGTCGAGCTCGACCTCGACGCGACCCGGGCCGTCGTCCGCGACCCCGCCGGGACGGTGCTCTTCCAGCACGGCTGA
- a CDS encoding barstar family protein, giving the protein MAAFDRDADITHAVDFRIARAGGVVLCRRPQVLEDAVRSLVDLGYDVVYLNAADWRAAPTMYGDLASALQFPEHFGRNLDALRDCLDDVAHGDYGWRVGSTGLALVVAGFDVYRQRLPEEALALADVLAATSRTALLYGHRILSLLRVDDPGFRIGPVGGVGVPWHDAEWLDRDRR; this is encoded by the coding sequence GTGGCGGCCTTCGATCGTGATGCGGACATCACGCACGCGGTCGACTTCCGGATCGCCCGCGCCGGTGGCGTCGTGCTGTGCCGCCGGCCGCAGGTGCTCGAGGACGCGGTGCGGAGCCTCGTCGACCTCGGCTATGACGTCGTGTACCTGAACGCCGCGGACTGGCGAGCGGCCCCCACCATGTACGGCGACCTCGCGAGCGCGCTGCAGTTCCCTGAGCACTTCGGCCGCAACCTCGATGCGTTGCGCGACTGCCTCGACGACGTGGCCCACGGCGACTACGGCTGGCGCGTCGGGTCGACGGGTCTCGCGCTGGTGGTCGCCGGGTTCGACGTCTACCGGCAGCGGCTTCCCGAGGAGGCGCTGGCCCTCGCGGACGTCCTGGCGGCGACAAGCCGAACAGCACTTCTCTACGGGCACCGCATTCTCTCGCTGCTCCGCGTCGACGACCCCGGCTTCCGGATCGGACCCGTCGGTGGCGTGGGGGTCCCGTGGCACGACGCCGAGTGGCTCGACCGCGACCGCAGGTAG
- a CDS encoding GmrSD restriction endonuclease domain-containing protein, with protein sequence MPSSASPRPSTPIPLTTKVGLAGLVLVASLGATSGISGVVVLAGLYLAATGAWAVRRRRSWLGRHSRGAASAVLAGGLVLVVVGGAIAAPSATEDPGARALVAATATPDPVRTPTPAPTPTPPTLEQQAAALPAPELAAEVDVVAAQQSAAPQTALAVVALLEVKGRAPKTGYDRDLFGSGWVDTDRNGCDTRNDMLARDLENETFKPGTRDCVVLTGTLADPYSGTSIAFTRGQETSNAVQIDHVVALSDAWQKGAQGWDEPTRVAFANDPLNLLAVDGPLNMQKRDGDTATWLPPHKPYRCAYVARQVGVKHTYGLWVTEAERNAMVSVLSTCAEEPLPAGAKEVPAPAPAPAPAAAPAPAPAPAAVPAPAPAPAEPAAPAPAPAPADPPAPAPAPAAVHYKNCAAARAAGAAPVRVGEPGYGTHLDRDGDGIGCES encoded by the coding sequence GTGCCCTCGTCCGCATCGCCCCGACCCTCGACCCCGATCCCGCTGACGACGAAGGTCGGCCTGGCCGGTCTGGTCCTCGTGGCCAGCCTGGGCGCCACCAGCGGGATCAGTGGGGTCGTCGTCCTCGCGGGCCTCTACCTCGCGGCCACCGGCGCGTGGGCGGTGCGGCGGCGTCGCTCCTGGCTCGGGCGCCACAGCCGCGGGGCGGCCAGTGCGGTCCTCGCCGGCGGGCTCGTGCTCGTCGTGGTCGGAGGGGCGATCGCGGCACCTTCGGCCACGGAGGACCCCGGCGCGAGGGCCCTCGTCGCCGCCACGGCCACGCCGGACCCCGTGCGGACGCCCACCCCGGCGCCGACGCCCACGCCGCCGACCCTCGAGCAGCAGGCCGCCGCGCTGCCCGCTCCCGAGCTCGCTGCCGAGGTCGACGTCGTCGCGGCCCAGCAGTCGGCGGCACCGCAGACGGCCCTCGCCGTCGTCGCCCTGCTCGAGGTCAAGGGACGGGCGCCGAAGACCGGGTACGACCGCGACCTGTTCGGCAGCGGGTGGGTCGACACCGACCGCAACGGCTGCGACACCCGCAACGACATGCTCGCCCGGGACCTGGAGAACGAGACCTTCAAGCCCGGCACGCGCGACTGCGTGGTGCTCACCGGCACCCTCGCGGACCCGTACAGCGGCACGTCGATCGCGTTCACCCGCGGCCAGGAGACGAGCAACGCCGTGCAGATCGACCACGTCGTCGCGCTGTCGGACGCGTGGCAGAAGGGTGCCCAGGGGTGGGACGAGCCCACGCGCGTGGCCTTCGCCAACGACCCGCTCAACCTCCTCGCCGTCGACGGGCCGCTCAACATGCAGAAGCGCGACGGGGACACGGCGACCTGGCTGCCGCCGCACAAGCCGTACCGCTGCGCGTACGTGGCCCGGCAGGTCGGCGTGAAGCACACGTACGGGCTGTGGGTCACCGAGGCCGAGCGCAACGCCATGGTGAGCGTCCTGTCCACCTGCGCCGAGGAGCCTCTGCCCGCCGGTGCGAAGGAGGTGCCTGCGCCCGCTCCGGCGCCTGCCCCGGCCGCCGCGCCTGCTCCGGCACCTGCCCCCGCCGCCGTGCCCGCCCCGGCCCCCGCGCCGGCAGAGCCTGCCGCACCGGCCCCGGCGCCCGCCCCCGCGGACCCGCCGGCACCGGCACCGGCTCCGGCCGCGGTCCACTACAAGAACTGTGCGGCGGCCCGTGCAGCAGGCGCCGCACCGGTGCGCGTCGGGGAGCCCGGCTACGGCACCCACCTCGACCGCGACGGCGACGGGATCGGCTGCGAGAGCTGA
- a CDS encoding endo-1,4-beta-xylanase, whose product MRTTTRRPGGAPGTRTGAARRLAARWVGTAAAVTLVAVGVAAPVQAAGTDGTYDVEIRVEGRGGTVTGAGSYEAGETVDLTATPGRGHVWGGWTSPELGWIGARVGSFTMPEQDVVLETSFRKAIKPLKDVYRDYFDVGNIWSHPGTYEQGSPASETIAKHYSVMTAENAMKPDQLLPNDNIDPETGAFTFNFAQADAFVDETLARGMKVHGHVLVWHGQSPARLNSGTTGGTRAQARANMERYITEVLTHFDGRAVSWDVVNEAFVDGLAEFDPATQDWRDFLRGGPNGGFSRWYTAYANGADTAAGEHPADFLYDAFVFARTADPDMRLEYNDFNVFQSEGKAQAIIAMATDLNARYAAEHPEDPRPLVEAIGMQSHNYINQTPAFACSSNTRLPQLVDDAAAEWQPGACSDEASVERSIQLITEAGFEVSISELDLQVWEAWNGQPEGDDRAAYRDLTDPSVADRISREGFTYWVGKIENRAELERIQAQRFAEYFAVYKTYATDIDRVTFWGLNDQLSWRSTHNPLILNSDFSEKLAAVAVADPERWLGIRGHLSDTSKLQEAVDQAEALDLRGHTYTGKSVGAVRKALGKATSVLAKGAPQAKVDEATAALLDAIAALEPNGPKGPKPPKAPKPPHRPHR is encoded by the coding sequence ATGAGGACGACCACACGACGACCTGGCGGGGCGCCCGGGACGAGGACGGGCGCTGCGCGCCGCCTGGCTGCGCGCTGGGTGGGGACGGCCGCCGCGGTGACGCTGGTGGCGGTGGGTGTCGCCGCGCCGGTGCAGGCCGCCGGCACGGACGGCACGTACGACGTCGAGATCCGCGTGGAGGGCCGCGGGGGCACCGTCACGGGCGCCGGCAGCTACGAGGCCGGTGAGACCGTCGACCTGACCGCCACGCCCGGCAGGGGCCACGTGTGGGGCGGCTGGACGTCGCCCGAGCTCGGGTGGATCGGCGCCCGCGTCGGCTCCTTCACCATGCCGGAGCAGGACGTCGTCCTGGAGACGTCGTTCCGCAAGGCGATCAAGCCGCTGAAGGACGTGTACCGCGACTACTTCGACGTCGGGAACATCTGGTCCCACCCCGGCACGTACGAGCAGGGGTCGCCGGCGTCGGAGACGATCGCCAAGCACTACAGCGTCATGACGGCCGAGAACGCCATGAAGCCCGACCAGCTGCTGCCCAACGACAACATCGACCCGGAGACCGGCGCCTTCACGTTCAACTTCGCCCAGGCGGACGCGTTCGTCGACGAGACGCTCGCCCGCGGCATGAAGGTGCACGGGCACGTGCTGGTCTGGCACGGGCAGTCCCCGGCGCGGCTCAACAGCGGCACCACCGGCGGCACCCGCGCGCAGGCCCGCGCCAACATGGAGCGGTACATCACCGAGGTGCTCACGCACTTCGACGGTCGCGCCGTCTCCTGGGACGTCGTCAACGAGGCCTTCGTCGACGGGCTCGCGGAGTTCGACCCGGCCACGCAGGACTGGCGCGACTTCCTGCGCGGCGGGCCCAACGGCGGGTTCTCCCGCTGGTACACCGCGTACGCCAACGGCGCGGACACGGCGGCGGGGGAGCACCCGGCGGACTTCCTGTACGACGCGTTCGTGTTCGCCCGCACCGCCGACCCGGACATGCGGCTGGAGTACAACGACTTCAACGTCTTCCAGTCCGAGGGCAAGGCGCAGGCGATCATCGCGATGGCGACCGACCTCAACGCCCGCTACGCGGCCGAGCACCCCGAGGACCCGCGCCCGCTCGTCGAGGCGATCGGCATGCAGTCGCACAACTACATCAACCAGACCCCGGCGTTCGCGTGCTCGTCGAACACCCGCCTGCCGCAGCTCGTGGACGACGCCGCCGCGGAGTGGCAGCCCGGCGCGTGCTCGGACGAGGCGTCCGTCGAGCGGTCGATCCAGCTCATCACCGAGGCCGGGTTCGAGGTGAGCATCAGCGAGCTCGACCTGCAGGTGTGGGAGGCGTGGAACGGCCAGCCCGAGGGTGACGACCGTGCCGCGTACCGCGACCTGACCGACCCGTCCGTCGCCGACCGCATCTCGCGCGAGGGCTTCACGTACTGGGTCGGCAAGATCGAGAACCGGGCCGAGCTGGAGCGGATCCAGGCGCAGCGGTTCGCCGAGTACTTCGCGGTCTACAAGACCTACGCCACGGACATCGACCGCGTGACGTTCTGGGGGCTGAACGACCAGCTGAGCTGGCGCTCCACCCACAACCCGCTGATCCTCAACAGCGACTTCTCCGAGAAGCTCGCCGCGGTCGCCGTGGCCGACCCGGAGCGGTGGCTCGGGATCCGCGGGCACCTCAGCGACACCTCGAAGCTGCAGGAGGCGGTCGACCAGGCCGAGGCGCTCGACCTGCGCGGCCACACGTACACCGGCAAGAGCGTCGGTGCCGTGCGCAAGGCGCTGGGCAAGGCCACGTCCGTCCTCGCCAAGGGCGCCCCGCAGGCCAAGGTCGACGAGGCGACCGCCGCGCTGCTCGACGCGATCGCGGCGCTCGAGCCGAACGGGCCGAAGGGACCGAAGCCGCCGAAGGCGCCGAAGCCGCCGCACCGCCCGCACCGCTGA
- a CDS encoding DEAD/DEAH box helicase, producing the protein MAGAGRRRSGGSRAGTAGSRAGTGVQRRKAPRAVERGLVPVLAEVAREVDRAVQRTPIRPSVRTKFQVVALLVREERARLMADDQLGQSRRTQQLKRLDDIATMLARTAARDTSLLALLADDARLSDAAHAYKATVMREAGMEPPAEEPTPAAPTTPVVVPENRVVPQSVRSRQLANPFLAPDFEAAAERRAAQPRRLAGWELLEPLFRSFEYAATGAPACMPLPTPRVVPVPAGRELMPHQAQVVAATAAGHRTFLLADEPGLGKTAQALLAAQAADAYPLLVVAPNVVKTNWAREVGLWTPFRQATVVHGDGEQVDAFADVVIVNYDILDRHAGWLGDFGFRGMVVDEAHFIKNKTSQRSQHVLALSERIRTRAGRPLLMALTGTPLINDIEDFRAIWQFLGWIDDTKPLGRLMTALEETGLTPADPGFYTAARNAVIDMGIVRRRKVDVAADIPARRVADLPVELDGATGRSIRAAEAALAQRLLSRYRAALEARTGDPSVDGLDLDLARRVAAAELKDSSSKAKGENVFTMVRRIGQAKAGPAADYAAQLARNVGKVVFFAKHVDVMDAAEQTFAERGIRFASIRGDQTPRVREKNVTAFVEDPDVQIAVCSLMAAGVGLNLQVASNLVLAELSWTDAEQTQAIDRVHRIGQGDPVTAWRIIAAQTIDAKIAELIDSKSGLAARALDGAGEDTESSTDVQLDALVSLLTDAWAADGTV; encoded by the coding sequence GTGGCAGGAGCAGGCCGACGTCGGTCCGGAGGCTCGCGCGCGGGCACCGCAGGCTCGCGAGCGGGCACCGGGGTCCAGCGCCGCAAGGCGCCGCGCGCCGTCGAGCGCGGGCTCGTCCCGGTGCTCGCCGAGGTCGCCCGCGAGGTCGACCGCGCCGTGCAGCGCACACCCATCCGCCCGTCCGTCCGGACCAAGTTCCAGGTCGTCGCGCTGCTGGTCCGCGAGGAGCGCGCACGCCTCATGGCGGACGACCAGCTCGGCCAGTCCCGCCGCACCCAGCAGCTCAAGCGGCTCGACGACATCGCGACGATGCTCGCCCGCACCGCCGCCCGCGACACGTCCCTGCTCGCGCTGCTCGCCGACGACGCCCGGCTGTCCGACGCCGCGCACGCCTACAAGGCGACCGTGATGCGCGAGGCCGGCATGGAGCCGCCCGCCGAGGAGCCCACCCCCGCCGCCCCGACGACGCCCGTCGTCGTCCCCGAGAACCGCGTGGTGCCGCAGTCGGTGCGCTCGCGTCAGCTCGCCAACCCGTTCCTCGCACCGGACTTCGAGGCCGCCGCCGAGCGCCGGGCCGCGCAGCCCCGGCGGCTGGCCGGCTGGGAGCTGCTCGAGCCGCTGTTCCGGTCCTTCGAGTACGCCGCCACGGGGGCGCCCGCCTGCATGCCGCTGCCGACGCCCCGGGTGGTGCCCGTGCCCGCCGGGCGCGAGCTCATGCCGCACCAGGCGCAGGTCGTCGCGGCGACGGCCGCCGGCCACCGCACGTTCCTGCTCGCCGACGAGCCCGGCCTGGGCAAGACCGCCCAGGCGCTGCTGGCCGCGCAGGCCGCGGACGCCTACCCGCTGCTCGTCGTGGCGCCCAACGTCGTCAAGACCAACTGGGCGCGCGAGGTCGGGCTGTGGACGCCGTTCCGGCAGGCCACGGTCGTGCACGGCGACGGTGAGCAGGTCGACGCGTTCGCGGACGTCGTGATCGTCAACTACGACATCCTCGACCGGCACGCCGGCTGGCTCGGCGACTTCGGCTTCCGCGGGATGGTCGTCGACGAGGCGCACTTCATCAAGAACAAGACGTCGCAGCGCTCGCAGCACGTGCTCGCGCTCTCCGAGCGCATCCGCACCCGCGCGGGGCGCCCGCTGCTCATGGCGCTGACCGGCACGCCGCTGATCAACGACATCGAGGACTTCCGCGCGATCTGGCAGTTCCTCGGCTGGATCGACGACACCAAGCCGCTCGGCCGGCTCATGACCGCGCTGGAGGAGACGGGCCTGACACCCGCCGACCCCGGCTTCTACACCGCCGCGCGCAACGCCGTCATCGACATGGGCATCGTGCGCCGCCGCAAGGTCGACGTCGCCGCCGACATCCCCGCCCGCCGCGTGGCCGACCTGCCGGTCGAGCTCGACGGCGCCACGGGGCGCTCGATCCGCGCGGCCGAGGCGGCGCTGGCGCAGCGGCTCCTCAGCCGGTACCGGGCCGCGCTGGAGGCTCGCACCGGCGACCCGTCCGTCGACGGGCTGGACCTGGACCTGGCGCGCCGCGTCGCCGCGGCCGAGCTCAAGGACTCCAGCTCGAAGGCCAAGGGCGAGAACGTCTTCACGATGGTGCGGCGCATCGGCCAGGCCAAGGCCGGACCCGCCGCGGACTACGCCGCGCAGCTGGCCCGCAACGTCGGCAAGGTCGTCTTCTTCGCCAAGCACGTCGACGTCATGGACGCCGCCGAGCAGACGTTCGCCGAGCGCGGCATCCGGTTCGCCTCGATCCGGGGCGACCAGACCCCGCGGGTGCGCGAGAAGAACGTCACCGCGTTCGTCGAGGACCCCGACGTGCAGATCGCCGTGTGCTCCCTCATGGCCGCGGGCGTGGGCCTGAACCTGCAGGTCGCGTCGAACCTGGTGCTGGCCGAGCTGTCCTGGACGGACGCCGAGCAGACGCAGGCGATCGACCGGGTCCACCGCATCGGCCAGGGCGACCCGGTGACGGCCTGGCGGATCATCGCCGCCCAGACCATCGACGCCAAGATCGCCGAGCTCATCGACTCCAAGTCCGGTCTGGCCGCCCGGGCGCTGGACGGTGCGGGCGAGGACACGGAGTCGTCGACCGACGTGCAGCTCGACGCGCTGGTCTCGCTGCTCACCGACGCGTGGGCGGCCGACGGCACCGTGTGA
- a CDS encoding MarR family winged helix-turn-helix transcriptional regulator — MDDPRRDEGPDALAAVAPGADLGWCLGVILRRWTELVEEAVAGVPHGTRGYQILSVVGHHEPPTQSGLAKHLRIDKTVMPYVIDALEQAGLVERRMDPTDRRVRRIALTPHGRATLADLEGKVRAAEDAVFDGVPDDARREFTQRAGELAATVHGAQPALDPCLAVRDALTDPSLAAGSR; from the coding sequence ATGGACGACCCACGGCGCGACGAGGGCCCGGACGCCCTCGCGGCGGTGGCGCCCGGCGCGGACCTCGGGTGGTGCCTCGGCGTGATCCTGCGCCGGTGGACCGAGCTGGTCGAGGAGGCGGTCGCCGGTGTGCCCCACGGCACGCGCGGCTACCAGATCCTCTCGGTGGTCGGGCACCACGAGCCGCCGACCCAGAGCGGGCTGGCCAAGCACCTGCGCATCGACAAGACCGTGATGCCGTACGTCATCGACGCGCTCGAGCAGGCCGGCCTGGTCGAGCGGCGCATGGACCCCACCGACCGCCGGGTCCGGCGCATCGCGCTGACCCCGCACGGCCGGGCCACGCTCGCCGACCTCGAGGGCAAGGTCCGCGCGGCCGAGGACGCGGTGTTCGACGGTGTGCCCGACGACGCGCGACGCGAGTTCACGCAGCGCGCCGGCGAGCTCGCCGCGACCGTCCACGGCGCGCAGCCGGCGCTCGACCCCTGCCTGGCCGTGCGCGACGCCCTGACGGACCCCTCGCTCGCCGCGGGCTCCCGGTAG